The Chitinophaga lutea genome contains the following window.
GCCACTGATACGCCATACTCACGAACATATCCCGGAAATTCTTCTTCCGGCTTACCGTATGATTTGTTTAAAAATGGGTGAATACCATTCGGCCAGGCATATTTCCAGGTTTTGGGTTCTACTGTAATTACATCTTTTCCTGTAATCCGATAGCCTACATTGAGTTGAACGAAGCCCGGGGGGTTGGTAGAAGCCAGATTACCCAATAAAAATATAGTGCTGCCAACGAACCACCGTTTGTAAGTGCTGTCTGTTTTATCATACTGTGCTTTGAGTTGGAGCGTACCTGTCATCATCAAAACAAAACCAATCAATAAAATTTTCTTTTGCATTTCTATTTTAATTAGTATTAAACGATACTGTAAAAGTAGATTGGCGAGATGCTATAACCCGTTCACTTAAGTTAAGAAATGAACCTTACCCTATATTTTTCGCTACAATCCTTGCTTTTAACCTGCTTGGAGATCCGGGTTCGATGCTAAAAATTAAACCCAAAATGAAGCCCGGGTTCAAAACCAAAGAATTCAGGCCATTTACTTTCCGCTAATTCAAAAGATTGGGGTGTATTAGTTTTTACAGGCCAATGGGTCAGACCAATAGATGGTTCTATGAAGAAACGGTTTTTAAACAGTTTAACCTGGTAACCCAAACGGTAAGTCATAAATAGCGTGTATCCATTTGCAATCTTTTCGTTATCCTCATCATAATATTTTTGAAAAGCATTCATTGCATGAACACCCGTATATAATCCTTTCCACCAAAAACGATTGTACGCGACTCCAAGTACATTCTGGCGGACATGTCCGGGGTAGTTTTCTCCCGGTGCATCAAATGATTTTCCCCAGGGGATACCTAATGGGTAGGCAAACCTGGATCTTTTTAATTCCAGGAAAACAACATTTTTAGGTGTTATCCTATATCCAACATTTAGCTGTATAAAATGAGGTGGGTTTCGGTCATTGGGAATAAAATTCCCCAACATCAGGAAGGTACTCCCAATAAAATACTTTTTGTAAGTACTGTCTTGTTTGGCATATTGGGCTTTGAGGTGGAGCGTGCTTATCGTCATTAAGACAAGACAAACGAACAGAATTTTCTTTTGCATATCAATATTACTGGTTGTTAAATGATATGCAAAGGTAGATTCGCGAGATGCTATAACTCGTTCACTTAAGTTAAGAAATGAATCCTACCCCTTATTTTTCTCTACAATCCTTGCTCTTAACCTGCTTAAAGACTGGGGTTTGACACCCAAATAACTCGCTAATTGATGCTGTGGCACACGCTGAATAAGGTCCGGCCTTTTTTGCATCAAGTTCAGGTATCGTTGTTCAGGGGAAGAAGTTTTAAACTCGTCAAAATCTATTCGTTGTTTAGCTAAAAGCTGTTCGGATAATATTCTGCACATGGTTTCAAACTTCGGAAATTTACCGTTTATTTCTGCCTCCATATCAGCATTTGAAACTGTAAGTATGGTGTCTTCTATACAGCTTACATAATATTCGGACGGAGTTTTGCTTATTACACAAGGCGGGGTCAAAGCTTCCATTTCAGTATAGAAAGCAGTCGTTTTTTCTTCGCTATCC
Protein-coding sequences here:
- a CDS encoding Crp/Fnr family transcriptional regulator, which gives rise to MQDILFDFISKYVSLTDDEKNAILSLDLFRSVKKGTTLLKEGQKSKDSYFVLKGCIRTYYVLDSEEKTTAFYTEMEALTPPCVISKTPSEYYVSCIEDTILTVSNADMEAEINGKFPKFETMCRILSEQLLAKQRIDFDEFKTSSPEQRYLNLMQKRPDLIQRVPQHQLASYLGVKPQSLSRLRARIVEKNKG